In the genome of Bradyrhizobium sp. CB3481, the window CCGATCAGCCTCTATGCCGCGACCAAGAAGGCCAATGAGCTAATCGCGCATTCCTACAGCCACCTCTACCGGCTGCCGCTGACGGGCCTGCGGTTCTTTACCATCTACGGCCCCTGGGGCCGGCCCGATATGGCGTATTTCATCTTTACCAAGGCGATCGTGGAGGGCACGCCGATCAGGCTGTTTAACCATGGCCGGATGCGGCGCGATTTTACCTATATCGGAGATGCGGCCCAGGCGGTCGTGCAACTGGTTGACCTGCCCCCACGCGACGGCGGCGAGCGCGCCGGACCGCCAGCGAAAGTTTACAATATCGGCAATAATCATCCGGAAGAGCTGATCCATGTGGTAGCGGTTCTGGAGCGGGAGCTCGGCCGCACGGCGGTCACGGAAATGTTGCCGATGCAGCCCGGAGACGTGACTGAGACCTTCGCCGATGTAACCGAACTGATGCGCGACACCGGCTTTAGGCCGCAGACCTCGATCGAGGACGGGCTGCGCGAGTTTGTCGCCTGGTATCGCGACTACCACCGGATTTCAGGATCCATCCCTTCACAGGTCAGCATAGTTGAAGGATGAAAGAACTAACCTGAACGCAATCAGGCCGGTATGGTCACGTGATGAAGTCCCGCTGTCGCCTGACCTTGCTAGCCGAGAGGCGGCCCCGCCACCAGTCAACGGTTCGTTCCAGTCCACGCCGCATGGGCACCTGCGGTGACCACCCTGTTATCTTTGTGAAGCTGCTACAATCTGCAAGTAGCGCCCGCACTTCCGAATTTGCCGGCCGTAGACGTTTCTCATCCTGCAGCACCGGCTTTCCGCTCGACGAAAGATCGACAATGAGATCGATCAGATCGGCGATCACGATCGCCCGCCCGCTGCCGGCGTTGTATGCCTGACCAAATTCGATGCCATCGGCCAAGCCGGCGGCCATGAATGCAGCAGCGGTGTCTGTAACAAATGTGAGATCGCGCACCGTTGTCGCATCTCCAACCATTATAGCAGGACAGGAGGGATCAAGCGCCTGACGTATAATACTGGCGATGATCGCTCTTTCGCTTTGTCTCGGTCCAAAGGTGTTAAATGGCCGGAGGATCACGACCGGGACTCCGAAGGACCTCGCATAGGCCTCTGCCATCATGTCCGCGCCTATTTTGGAGGCAGAGTAGGGCGACTGTCCCTGTAGCGGATGGGATTCATCGATCGGCATCTTCAGCGCAGTGCCGTAGACTTCGCTGGTCGAAGTGTGAACAATGCGCTCAATTCCGTGTTCGCGCGCCGCCTCAAGCATATGCAAAGTACCTAGCACATTCGTCTCAACGTAGGACTGCGGCGCGGCATAGGAATGAGGAATAGCGATCAGCGCTGCCAGATGGAAGACGATCTCGTGGCCGCGTACCAGGCGGTCAACAAAAGCAGCATCGCGAACATCCCCGCGCACGACACGGATTTGCCACCGCACCGCCTCCGGCAGATCGTCGAGCCAACCATGGCTATCGAATGAATTATATTGCGCAAGAGCGGTAACTTCGGCTCCCTCCGAAACCAGCGCTTCAGCCAGATGAGAGCCGATGAATCCATCGGCTCCGGTCACAAGAACCTTTGCACCAAGATACTTCTTTGTAGCAGGTGTCCATGTCATGTTGCCGACTCGCTTCATCGATCCTTTCGAGCCATGGACTGCGCAACGATTGCGCAACCGGCACGAACAACCCAACCGATATCGGAAGCCGCGGTTCGCCGAGGATAGTAGGCCAGGTCAATTTTCGCTTTGGCTGGAAAGACGACTTCTCGATAGAAGTCCTGCACGCTGCTGCCCGCTGGAAAAAGCTTGCTTTCGTGTCGGAAGATGACTTGACAGGGTCCAAACAGGCCGGGCTTGTGTTCGAGTATCTTTTCGAAGCCGTTGGCGAAACAATCGGCAAATGCAAGCGACTCCGGCCGCGGTCCAACAATGGACATGTCCCCGCGCAGGACGTTCCAGAATTGCGGCAACTCGTCCAACTTGAAAGCAGCGAGGACGCGGCCAATCCTTGTTAATCGATCGTCATGTTCCATCGTGAGTGGACTGCCGCGGTCGTCACAGTCGGCTCTGAACTTTCGGAACTTATAGATGCGAAATACCGTTCCATTCTGTCCGAGGCGAAGCTGCGAATACAGAATGGGGCGGCCGCTTTCGAGCCAGATTGCTGCCGCGAGAATAAGGAATACGGGCGCTAAAACGATTCCGGCGACACCGGCACTTAGGATATCAATCGAGCGCCGCAAACTCATGTCTCCGGCTGAAGATCGCGGGCTAAGCTGGTCAATTGTGGTGCTCATGCCTATGCCACCGCGCTAGTGAGAAGCGGCGCACCAAGCGCGACCGCCAGGGAGTGAACCACATGCTCGACGTCGGCTGGGGTCATCCCAGGATGAAGCGGCAATGTAAGCTCCCGTTGAGCGAAATCTTCGGTGTTCGGCAGCGGCGTACTTGGATAAAGATCGCTATAAAACGTGAGGCGATGCACCGGCGGATAATGCACAGTGGTCTGAACACCAGCTTCACGGAGTTGGTCGATGAGTGATTGCCGGTCGGCTGCTTTCGGCACAACGATTGGAAAAATATGGTGCGCGGACAGCCACGAGGCGTCGAAGGGCACCATCACGGACGGACAAAATTCGAGAATCAGCCGACGATAGTAGTGCGACAGATGTCGTCTTGTATCATTCCACCCCGGCAATTTTCTCAGCTGTACGAGACCAACTGCGGCGCGCAGCTCGTCCATGCGGTAGTTAAAACCGAGCATTGTCACGTCATAATCCGGACTGCGAGAAGCCAGACGCTGCCGAGTGTTGCTCGTCATTCCATGCGATCTGGCCCGCCTGATCATATCGCTCAAGGCTCGGCTTCGCGTAATGATCGCTCCGCCTTCAGCCGTAGTCATGTT includes:
- a CDS encoding NAD-dependent epimerase, producing MSDQAILVTGAAGFIGFHVARRLLAEGRAVIGLDSLNSYYDPALKRARLDILCGKQGFAFEQIDLADRPSVERLFAQHRFARVVHLAAQAGVRYSIDHPHAYVDANLAGFVNLLEGCRHHGCGHLVYASSSSVYGANTKQPFSVDDRTDHPISLYAATKKANELIAHSYSHLYRLPLTGLRFFTIYGPWGRPDMAYFIFTKAIVEGTPIRLFNHGRMRRDFTYIGDAAQAVVQLVDLPPRDGGERAGPPAKVYNIGNNHPEELIHVVAVLERELGRTAVTEMLPMQPGDVTETFADVTELMRDTGFRPQTSIEDGLREFVAWYRDYHRISGSIPSQVSIVEG
- a CDS encoding DegT/DnrJ/EryC1/StrS aminotransferase family protein, with product MLLVSEPVLGADERAALAAVIDSGWVTMGDRVHEFEQVFARMHGADESIAVGSCTAALHLILHALGIGPGDEVLVPSLTFVATANAVLYVGARPVFVDVDSTAVPLMSLDDAKAKCTSRTKAVILVHFAGYLADREDWQAFARSKDLHLVEDAAHAPGLPAVGTFGEAAAFSFYGNKNMTTAEGGAIITRSRALSDMIRRARSHGMTSNTRQRLASRSPDYDVTMLGFNYRMDELRAAVGLVQLRKLPGWNDTRRHLSHYYRRLILEFCPSVMVPFDASWLSAHHIFPIVVPKAADRQSLIDQLREAGVQTTVHYPPVHRLTFYSDLYPSTPLPNTEDFAQRELTLPLHPGMTPADVEHVVHSLAVALGAPLLTSAVA
- a CDS encoding sugar transferase codes for the protein MSTTIDQLSPRSSAGDMSLRRSIDILSAGVAGIVLAPVFLILAAAIWLESGRPILYSQLRLGQNGTVFRIYKFRKFRADCDDRGSPLTMEHDDRLTRIGRVLAAFKLDELPQFWNVLRGDMSIVGPRPESLAFADCFANGFEKILEHKPGLFGPCQVIFRHESKLFPAGSSVQDFYREVVFPAKAKIDLAYYPRRTAASDIGWVVRAGCAIVAQSMARKDR
- a CDS encoding SDR family NAD(P)-dependent oxidoreductase, which encodes MKRVGNMTWTPATKKYLGAKVLVTGADGFIGSHLAEALVSEGAEVTALAQYNSFDSHGWLDDLPEAVRWQIRVVRGDVRDAAFVDRLVRGHEIVFHLAALIAIPHSYAAPQSYVETNVLGTLHMLEAAREHGIERIVHTSTSEVYGTALKMPIDESHPLQGQSPYSASKIGADMMAEAYARSFGVPVVILRPFNTFGPRQSERAIIASIIRQALDPSCPAIMVGDATTVRDLTFVTDTAAAFMAAGLADGIEFGQAYNAGSGRAIVIADLIDLIVDLSSSGKPVLQDEKRLRPANSEVRALLADCSSFTKITGWSPQVPMRRGLERTVDWWRGRLSASKVRRQRDFIT